The Microbacterium sp. LWH7-1.2 genome window below encodes:
- a CDS encoding extracellular solute-binding protein, which yields MKHSVTARMRVIVALAAAAVTAVALTGCSGSDDAGQSDEPLQFFLSGDANQGGGYAHMAEKYEEETGVKVEIVDIANDDLATKLRNAAQANDLPALARVGAVDPVWRRQATDLSDITDGSEIRTELSDRDDDGNVISLPSDITAVGMFINKTLFDQAGVAYPTSEDDIWTWDEYVAAVKQVQAATGTSYGMVMDKSSHRLKAFLYEFGSDYFQPDESGEFSTNDRTKVALEYFNSLNDDSFMPRSVWLSDADGNALFKSGDVVSYLSGSWQIADFAVNIADFEWASVYMPQEEERATNYGNAASIVVFEGPQQEAAHDFIKWLYEPENYTELSETSSFIPAVDGLDITYASHADAFDIYNQDIAASPAIVGDIKAMELQYGAQNVTTEGDPVRDETVKYLNGEQDVDTTIANINALFTDQLGALE from the coding sequence ATGAAGCATTCAGTCACCGCCCGCATGCGGGTGATCGTCGCCCTCGCCGCCGCGGCTGTCACGGCCGTCGCCCTCACCGGATGCAGCGGCTCGGACGATGCCGGTCAATCCGACGAGCCCCTCCAGTTCTTCCTCTCGGGCGACGCCAACCAGGGCGGCGGCTATGCGCACATGGCCGAGAAGTACGAGGAGGAGACGGGCGTCAAGGTCGAGATCGTCGACATCGCCAACGACGACCTCGCCACCAAGCTCCGCAACGCCGCTCAGGCGAACGACCTTCCGGCGCTCGCTCGCGTCGGCGCGGTCGACCCGGTCTGGCGCCGCCAGGCCACCGACCTCTCCGACATCACCGACGGCAGCGAGATCCGCACCGAGCTGTCCGACAGGGATGACGACGGCAACGTCATCTCGCTCCCGTCCGACATCACCGCGGTCGGCATGTTCATCAACAAGACGCTGTTCGACCAGGCGGGGGTCGCGTACCCCACCAGCGAGGACGACATCTGGACGTGGGACGAGTACGTCGCAGCCGTCAAGCAGGTGCAGGCGGCCACCGGCACCAGCTACGGCATGGTGATGGACAAGTCCTCGCACCGCCTGAAGGCGTTCCTGTACGAGTTCGGCTCGGACTACTTCCAGCCCGACGAGTCGGGTGAGTTCAGCACCAACGACCGCACCAAGGTCGCGCTCGAGTACTTCAACTCGCTCAACGACGACTCGTTCATGCCGCGCTCGGTATGGCTGTCGGACGCCGACGGCAACGCCCTCTTCAAGAGCGGCGACGTGGTCTCGTACCTCTCGGGCTCGTGGCAGATCGCCGACTTCGCCGTCAACATCGCCGACTTCGAGTGGGCCTCGGTGTACATGCCGCAGGAGGAGGAGCGCGCGACGAACTACGGGAACGCCGCATCCATCGTCGTCTTCGAGGGTCCGCAGCAGGAGGCCGCGCACGACTTCATCAAGTGGCTGTACGAGCCCGAGAACTACACCGAGCTCTCGGAGACCTCGTCGTTCATCCCCGCCGTCGATGGGCTCGACATCACCTACGCGTCGCACGCGGACGCGTTCGACATCTACAACCAGGACATCGCGGCATCGCCGGCCATCGTCGGCGACATCAAGGCGATGGAGCTGCAGTACGGCGCGCAGAACGTGACGACCGAGGGCGACCCGGTCCGCGACGAGACGGTCAAGTACCTGAACGGCGAGCAGGACGTCGACACCACGATCGCGAACATCAACGCGCTGTTCACCGACCAGCTGGGCGCGCTGGAGTGA
- a CDS encoding glycoside hydrolase family 2 TIM barrel-domain containing protein — MKIATTRPGSGTIAPRARLRSDAPQQSLDGRWRFRVSPSLRSAPADWRDAGTAQWGTVEVPGHWNLQGYGSPAYSNVQMPFPVDPPFPPDANPIGDYRLDFTASAAVLAHDRRLLRFDGIESAAEIWLNDGLVGTTRGSRLTHEFDVSDLLVGGVNRLAVRVAQYSDATYLENQDMWWLPGIFRSVTLLARPDGGLDDVFVRADWDDRASEGILDVEAQVDGGGAARVVIDELGVDIPAGGAVRLAGVEPWSAERPRLYAVEVRTATETVHLKVGFRRVEVRDARLLVNGAPVMLRGVNRHEHHPRHGRVFDAAIARDELLLMKRHNINAVRTSHYPPHPDVLDLFDELGLWVIDECDLETHGFEHVGWRGNPSADPAWRDAFVDRMQRTVHRDKNHASVIMWSLGNESHAGPNLEAMARWAKSADPTRLIHYEGDAQSRYVDVYSRMYAPHEEVREIGEETLGPAPFDATPAQAHRLTLPFVLCEFAHAMGTGPGGLEEYWDLVEAYPRHAGGFVWEWIEQGIAVDGPDGTRRILYGGDFGEAVHDGNFVIDGLVDADRTPRPGLLHYAAVIAPVAIEVDAGRATARIVNRYDFLDLAGVALRWSRVVDGEVIACGTFAPAACGPREAVTLDLPDEARSDAAAEVADVLTVEAVTTADSPWAEAGHVLASGQQVREGRPAVPSKLAADATEDRIGAARFDPATGGLVRLGDLEVTGPTVGVWRAPTDNDRAQGTDEPDLPPYAERWRAAGIDRMVTRLVEVRPGPDEVVVRTRTGTPILDSAIDATLRWSAVGDGAVRLDVELEPNATWTTELARLGLDLVLEGEPLGAELAGYGPMHSYPDLRAGARFGWWRLGADDLTVDNVKPQESGSRTGVRDARIITEGGTLHVSTLDHPFALTVSRHSRHTLAAAAHNWELTPEGRTFVSIDLAQSGVGTATCGPGVLPRHRLPARPAAISLVLRHEPALD, encoded by the coding sequence ATGAAGATCGCCACCACCCGCCCCGGTTCCGGCACCATCGCTCCCCGCGCCCGCCTGCGTTCGGACGCGCCGCAGCAGTCGCTCGACGGGCGCTGGCGCTTCCGGGTCTCGCCCTCGCTGCGCAGCGCGCCCGCCGACTGGCGCGATGCCGGGACCGCGCAATGGGGGACGGTCGAAGTCCCCGGGCACTGGAACCTGCAGGGGTACGGTTCGCCGGCATACTCCAACGTCCAGATGCCGTTCCCGGTCGATCCTCCGTTCCCCCCGGACGCCAATCCGATCGGCGACTACCGCCTCGACTTCACCGCCTCCGCGGCCGTGCTGGCTCACGACAGGCGGCTGCTGCGCTTCGACGGCATCGAGTCGGCGGCCGAGATCTGGCTGAACGACGGCCTCGTGGGCACGACCCGCGGAAGCCGGCTCACGCACGAGTTCGATGTGTCGGACCTCCTCGTGGGAGGCGTCAACCGACTGGCCGTGCGCGTCGCCCAGTACAGCGACGCGACTTACCTCGAGAACCAGGACATGTGGTGGCTGCCGGGGATCTTCCGCAGCGTCACCCTCCTCGCGCGGCCCGACGGCGGCCTCGACGACGTGTTCGTGCGCGCCGACTGGGACGACCGCGCATCGGAGGGCATCCTCGACGTCGAGGCGCAGGTCGACGGAGGCGGCGCCGCCCGCGTCGTGATCGACGAGCTCGGGGTCGACATCCCGGCGGGCGGCGCGGTGCGGCTCGCCGGAGTCGAGCCCTGGAGCGCCGAACGCCCCCGCCTGTATGCGGTCGAGGTCCGCACCGCGACGGAGACCGTCCACCTGAAGGTGGGCTTCCGCCGGGTCGAGGTGCGCGATGCGCGCCTGCTCGTGAACGGCGCGCCGGTGATGCTGCGCGGCGTCAACCGGCACGAGCACCACCCGCGGCATGGTCGCGTCTTCGACGCCGCGATCGCCCGCGACGAGCTGCTGCTCATGAAGCGGCACAACATCAACGCCGTCCGGACGTCGCACTATCCGCCGCACCCCGACGTGCTCGACCTCTTCGACGAGCTCGGGCTCTGGGTGATCGACGAGTGCGACCTCGAGACCCACGGCTTCGAGCACGTCGGCTGGCGCGGCAACCCGAGCGCCGACCCGGCGTGGCGGGACGCGTTCGTCGACCGCATGCAGCGCACGGTGCACCGCGACAAGAACCACGCGAGCGTCATCATGTGGTCGCTCGGAAACGAGTCGCACGCCGGCCCGAACCTCGAGGCCATGGCCCGCTGGGCCAAGTCCGCCGATCCGACCCGCCTCATCCACTACGAGGGCGACGCGCAGAGCCGCTACGTCGACGTGTACTCGCGCATGTACGCACCTCACGAAGAGGTGCGCGAGATCGGCGAGGAGACCCTCGGGCCGGCGCCGTTCGACGCCACCCCGGCGCAGGCGCATCGCCTGACGCTGCCCTTCGTGCTGTGCGAGTTCGCGCACGCGATGGGCACCGGACCCGGGGGCCTCGAGGAGTACTGGGACCTGGTCGAGGCCTATCCCCGCCACGCCGGCGGGTTCGTGTGGGAATGGATCGAACAGGGCATCGCCGTGGACGGCCCGGACGGCACCCGTCGCATCCTCTACGGCGGCGACTTCGGCGAAGCCGTGCACGACGGCAACTTCGTGATCGACGGACTCGTCGACGCCGACCGCACCCCGCGGCCCGGCCTGCTCCACTACGCGGCCGTCATCGCCCCGGTCGCGATCGAGGTCGATGCCGGGCGCGCGACCGCCCGCATCGTCAACCGGTACGACTTCCTCGACCTCGCCGGAGTGGCGCTGCGGTGGTCGCGCGTCGTCGATGGCGAGGTCATCGCGTGCGGCACGTTCGCGCCGGCGGCGTGCGGCCCGCGCGAAGCCGTCACCCTCGACCTGCCTGACGAGGCACGGTCGGATGCTGCGGCCGAGGTCGCCGATGTGCTCACGGTGGAGGCGGTCACGACGGCCGACTCGCCCTGGGCCGAAGCCGGCCACGTGCTCGCGAGCGGCCAGCAGGTGCGCGAGGGCCGCCCTGCCGTGCCGTCGAAGCTCGCCGCGGACGCGACGGAGGATCGGATCGGCGCAGCGCGCTTCGACCCGGCGACGGGCGGGCTCGTGCGGCTGGGCGACCTCGAGGTCACCGGCCCGACCGTGGGGGTGTGGCGAGCGCCCACCGACAACGACCGCGCTCAGGGGACGGACGAACCCGACCTGCCGCCATATGCCGAGCGCTGGCGCGCCGCCGGCATCGACCGCATGGTGACGCGCCTGGTCGAGGTGCGCCCCGGCCCGGACGAAGTCGTCGTCCGCACCCGGACCGGCACGCCCATCCTCGACAGCGCGATCGACGCCACACTGCGCTGGAGCGCGGTCGGCGATGGGGCCGTGCGCCTCGACGTGGAGCTCGAGCCGAACGCCACCTGGACGACGGAGTTGGCACGGCTCGGCCTCGACCTGGTGCTCGAGGGCGAGCCCCTCGGCGCGGAGCTCGCCGGCTACGGCCCGATGCACAGCTATCCCGATCTGCGAGCGGGCGCACGGTTCGGCTGGTGGCGCCTCGGGGCGGACGACCTCACGGTCGACAACGTGAAACCCCAGGAAAGCGGTTCCCGAACCGGCGTCCGAGATGCCAGAATCATCACTGAAGGCGGCACGCTGCACGTGTCGACCCTCGACCATCCGTTCGCGCTCACGGTTTCACGGCACAGCCGGCACACCCTCGCCGCCGCCGCGCACAACTGGGAGCTGACCCCCGAAGGACGCACGTTCGTGTCGATCGATCTCGCCCAGTCGGGCGTCGGCACCGCGACGTGCGGGCCCGGGGTGCTGCCACGGCACCGGCTGCCGGCGCGCCCCGCGGCCATCTCGCTGGTCCTGCGGCACGAGCCCGCGCTCGACTGA
- a CDS encoding alpha-N-arabinofuranosidase, translating into MTSPADATARLDPHYEIADIDRRLFGGFVEHLGRHIYDGIFEPGHPSADADGFRTDVIELVKELGVSTIRYPGGNFVSGYRWEDGIGPVAERPRRLDLAWHSTETNEVGLHEFQAWLDRVGSDLMLAVNLGTRGTQEALDLLEYANADTPTAWTEARAENGRPTPFGVKMWCLGNEMDGPWQVGHKNADDYGKLASQTAKAMRMIDPGVELVVCGSSSRSMPTFGSWERTVLEHTLDDVDFISCHSYYQEYDGNAQEFLASGVDMARFIESVVAIADAVAATKKSDKRIMISFDEWNVWYLFNPDGTESGHEFKGGAWPIAPRLLEDQYHALDAVVFGDLMITLLQHADRVRSASLAQLVNVIAPIMTEPGGPAWRQTTFFPFSITSRLAQGRAVRVPVSAGTFTSEKLGEIEAVNAVATIDDEGVSLFVVNRSTTDAANLRVDLAPLLQALGREVAVVESHQLHDDDMYAANTLEDPERVNVREAGASVDGDVLTLALPAVSWTAVRLA; encoded by the coding sequence ATGACCTCTCCGGCTGACGCGACCGCGCGGCTCGATCCGCACTACGAGATCGCCGACATCGACCGTCGTCTGTTCGGCGGCTTCGTCGAGCACCTCGGACGCCACATCTACGACGGCATCTTCGAGCCGGGGCATCCGTCCGCCGATGCCGACGGCTTCCGCACCGACGTCATCGAGCTCGTGAAGGAGCTCGGGGTCTCGACGATCCGCTACCCGGGCGGCAACTTCGTGTCGGGCTACCGCTGGGAGGACGGCATCGGCCCGGTGGCCGAGCGCCCACGCCGCCTCGACCTCGCCTGGCACTCGACCGAGACCAACGAGGTCGGGCTGCACGAGTTCCAGGCGTGGCTCGATCGCGTCGGCAGTGACCTGATGCTCGCGGTCAACCTCGGCACCCGCGGAACGCAGGAGGCGCTCGACCTCCTCGAGTACGCCAACGCCGACACGCCGACCGCGTGGACCGAAGCGCGTGCCGAGAACGGCCGCCCAACGCCGTTCGGCGTGAAGATGTGGTGCCTCGGCAACGAGATGGACGGCCCATGGCAGGTCGGCCACAAGAACGCCGACGACTACGGCAAGCTCGCCTCGCAGACCGCGAAGGCCATGCGCATGATCGACCCGGGCGTCGAGCTCGTGGTGTGCGGCTCGTCGTCGCGTTCGATGCCGACGTTCGGGTCGTGGGAGCGCACCGTGCTCGAGCACACCTTGGACGACGTCGACTTCATCTCGTGCCACTCCTACTACCAGGAGTACGACGGGAACGCGCAGGAGTTCCTCGCATCGGGCGTCGACATGGCGCGCTTCATCGAGTCGGTCGTCGCGATCGCCGACGCGGTCGCCGCGACGAAGAAGAGCGACAAGCGCATCATGATCTCGTTCGACGAGTGGAACGTCTGGTACCTCTTCAATCCGGACGGCACCGAGTCGGGCCACGAGTTCAAGGGCGGCGCGTGGCCGATCGCGCCCCGTCTTCTCGAGGACCAGTACCACGCCCTCGACGCCGTCGTCTTCGGCGACCTCATGATCACGCTGCTGCAGCACGCGGACCGCGTGCGCTCCGCGTCGCTCGCGCAGCTCGTCAACGTGATCGCCCCGATCATGACCGAACCGGGCGGCCCGGCCTGGCGGCAGACCACGTTCTTCCCGTTCTCGATCACCTCGCGCCTCGCGCAGGGGCGCGCCGTGCGCGTTCCCGTCTCTGCGGGCACGTTCACGAGCGAGAAGCTCGGCGAGATCGAGGCCGTGAACGCGGTCGCCACGATCGATGACGAGGGCGTGTCGCTGTTCGTCGTGAATCGTTCGACGACGGATGCGGCGAACCTGCGCGTCGACCTCGCTCCGCTGCTGCAGGCGCTCGGCCGCGAGGTCGCGGTCGTCGAGTCGCACCAGCTGCACGACGACGACATGTACGCGGCCAACACCCTCGAGGATCCTGAGCGCGTCAACGTGCGCGAGGCCGGGGCATCCGTCGACGGCGATGTGCTGACGCTGGCGCTGCCGGCCGTGTCGTGGACGGCGGTCCGGCTCGCGTGA